In Phyllopteryx taeniolatus isolate TA_2022b chromosome 22, UOR_Ptae_1.2, whole genome shotgun sequence, one DNA window encodes the following:
- the dgki gene encoding diacylglycerol kinase iota isoform X1, with protein MDPRATEAPAASPSGRLASLGADGGESESGAGSEETSAGCLSDAFSSLPDIEQESLEDKLRGLAFRKQTSYRKAISRSGLQHLGPPQPALPPASNGPSKEPRTRMDWTENAVNGDHLWMETSCSGELCYLGEDACLVKAAKSAPRRKCAACKIVVHASCMEQLEKINFRCKPTFREGGSRCLRDHNALRHHWVHRRRQEGKCKQCGKSFQQKLFHSKEIVAISCSWCKQAFHNKVTCFMLHQIEEPCSLGAHAGVIVPPSWIIKVRKPQNSLKNSARRKKRTSFKRRTSKKGPDESKWRPFVLKPLPSPLMKPILVFVNPKSGGNQGAKLLQMFMWILNPRQVFDLSQGGLREALDLYRKVPNLRILACGGDGTVGWILSTLDELQMNPQPPVAVLPLGTGNDLARTLNWGGGYTDEPVSKVLGHVEDGSVVQLDRWNLQVEKSGAERQPEDGTQKLPLDVFNNYFSLGFDAHVTLEFHESREANPEKFNSRFRNKMFYAGAAFSDFLQRSSRDLSKHVRVVCDGTDLTPKIQDLKFQCIVFLNIPRYCAGTVPWGNTGDHRDFEPQRHDDGCIEVIGFTVASLAALQVGGHGERLHQCREVVLTTFKTVPVQVDGEPCRLAPSTLRISLRNQANMVQKSKRRTSVPLLNDIQKVCAADLRRLSAPPDSFSVPHAVPERLRLRVNRVGLREYDRLQYDKERLRDIGVPVGIVVVRGDCDLETCRLYIDRLQEDLHQAPSLGHRVHYQDESRGMPRTTSAGRLSASWSFLDSTSADRFYRIDKAQEHLHFVTEICQDEVFILDHEGPAGGQASSAGMPDLVVEPNAGAPLTPEEQALLMAASSGDLSMLSECVHHGVSLLVRDAAGCSALHKACQKGHAELVVFILQQGSKVLLDLPDREKGDTALHKAALEKQHAVCRLLVEAGASLQKTNFQGKTPVEQAEGDSELTSYLSSQKTPSAPHEDLETAV; from the exons GAAAGCCATCTCTCGCTCGGGCCTCCAGCACCTGGGCCCGCCGCAGCCCGCCCTGCCCCCCGCCTCCAACGGGCCCAGCAAGGAGCCTCGCACCCGCATGGACTGGACG GAGAACGCGGTCAACGGGGACCACCTGTGGATGGAGACCAGCTGCTCGGGCGAGCTGTGCTACCTGGGAGAGGACGCCTGCCTCGTCAAGGCCGCG AAGTCTGCGCCCAGGAGGAAGTGCGCCGCCTGCAAGATCGTCGTTCACGCGAGCTGCATGGAGCAGCTAGAAAAG ATCAACTTCAGGTGCAAGCCAACCTTCAGAGAGGGAGGCTCGCGGTGCCTCCGAGAT CACAACGCGCTGAGGCATCACTGGGTGCACCGGCGGAGGCAGGAGGGGAAGTGCAAACAGTGCGGAAAG agCTTTCAGCAGAAGCTTTTCCACAGTAAAGAAATCGTCGCCATCAGCTGTTCGTGGTGTAAACAGGCC TTCCACAACAAGGTGACGTGCTTCATGCTGCACCAGATCGAGGAGCCGTGCTCCCTCGGGGCTCACGCCGGCGTCATCGTGCCCCCGTCCTGGATCATCAAAGTCAGGAAACCGCAG AACTCGCTCAAGAACTCGGCCAGGAGGAAAAAGCGGACGTCTTTCAAGCGCAGGACGAGCAAAAAGGGGCCGGAC GAGTCCAAATGGCGGCCGTTCGTGCTGAAGCCCCTCCCCTCGCCGCTCATGAAGCCCATCCTGGTCTTCGTCAACCCGAAGAGCGGCGGCAACCAG GGCGCCAAGCTGCTCCAGATGTTCATGTGGATCCTGAACCCGCGGCAAGTCTTTGACCTGTCGCAAGGCGGCCTTCGGGAGGC GTTGGATTTGTATCGGAAAGTGCCAAACTTGAGGATCCTGGCCTGCGGTGGAGACGGGACG gtGGGATGGATCCTGTCCACGCTGGACGAGCTGCAGATGAACCCCCAGCCACCGGTGGCCGTCCTTCCTCTGGGAACAGGAAATGACCTCGCCAGGACGCTCAACTGGGGCGGG GGCTACACGGACGAACCCGTGTCCAAGGTCCTGGGTCACGTGGAGGACGGCTCGGTGGTGCAGCTGGACCGGTGGAACCTGCAGGTGGAGAAGAGCGGCGCCGAGCGGCAGCCGGAGGACGGCACGCAGAAG CTGCCTCTTGACGTGTTCAACAACTACTTCAGCCTGGGCTTCGACGCTCACGTCACCCTGGAGTTCCACGAGTCTCGAG AGGCCAACCCCGAAAAGTTCAACAGTCGCTTCCGCAACAAGATGTTCTATGCAGGC GCCGCCTTCTCGGATTTCCTCCAGAGAAGCTCGCGGGACTTGTCCAAGCACGTCCGAGTGGTG TGCGACGGCACCGACCTGACTCCGAAGATCCAGGATCTGAAATTCCAGTGCATTGTGTTTCTAAACATTCCCAG GTACTGCGCGGGCACCGTGCCCTGGGGCAACACCGGCGACCACCGCGACTTTGAGCCGCAGCGCCACGACGACGGCTGCATCGAGGTCATCGGCTTCACCGTGGCCTCGCTG GCGGCGCTACAGGTGGGCGGTCACGGCGAGAGGCTGCACCAGTGCAGAGAGGTGGTCCTCACCACGTTCAAGACTGTGCCTGTTCAG GTGGACGGCGAGCCGTGCCGGTTGGCTCCGTCCACACTGCGCATCTCGCTGCGCAACCAGGCCAACATGGTCCAGAAGAGCAAGAGACGCACCTCGGTGCCGCTACTCAACGA TATTCAGAAGGTGTGTGCAGCTGATCTGCGCCGCCTCTCTGCTCCCCCCGACTCCTTCTCTGT CCCCCACGCCGTCCCCGAGCGTCTGCGGCTGCGAGTCAACCGCGTCGGCCTGCGCGAGTACGACCGGCTGCAGTACGACAAAGAGCGGCTACGGGACATCG gCGTCCCGGTGGGGATTGTGGTGGTGAGGGGCGACTGCGACCTGGAGACGTGCCGACTCTACATTGACAGACTGCAAGAG GACTTGCACCAGGCGCCCTCTCTTGGCCACAGAGTGCACTACCAG gATGAAAGCCGGGGAATGCCCAGGACCACCTCAGCCGGCCGACTCTCTGCCAGCTGGAGCTTTTTGGATT CCACTTCAGCTGACCGCTTCTATCGCATCGACAAGGCACAG GAGCACCTGCACTTTGTTACGGAAATTTGCCAGGACGAGGTGTTCATCCTGGACCACGAGGGCCCCGCGGGGGGCCAGGCGTCGTCGGCCGGCATGCCCGATCTGGTGGTGGAGCCCAACGCTGG TGCGCCTTTGACTCCTGAAGAACAag CACTGTTGATGGCCGCCAGCTCGGGGGATCTCTCCATG CTGTCGGAGTGCGTTCATCACGGCGTCAGCCTGCTGGTGCGAGACGCTGCGGGTTGCTCGGCCTTGCATAAAGCTTGTCAGAAAGGACACGCCGAGCTGGTCGTCTTCATCCTGCAGCAGG GATCCAAAGTGCTCCTCGACTTGCCGGACAGAGAAAA agggGACACTGCCTTGCATAAAGCCGCCTTGGAGAAGCAGCACGCCGTGTGTCGGCTCCTGGTGGAGGCGGGCGCgtcacttcagaaaactaacTTTCag GGGAAGACGCCCGTGGAGCAGGCGGAGGGCGACTCGGAGCTGACCTCCTACCTGAGCAGCCAAAAAACACCTTCTGCCCCCCATGAGGACTTGGAGACGGCAgtctga
- the dgki gene encoding diacylglycerol kinase iota isoform X2, with protein sequence MDPRATEAPAASPSGRLASLGADGGESESGAGSEETSAGCLSDAFSSLPDIEQESLEDKLRGLAFRKQTSYRKAISRSGLQHLGPPQPALPPASNGPSKEPRTRMDWTENAVNGDHLWMETSCSGELCYLGEDACLVKAAKSAPRRKCAACKIVVHASCMEQLEKINFRCKPTFREGGSRCLRDHNALRHHWVHRRRQEGKCKQCGKSFQQKLFHSKEIVAISCSWCKQAFHNKVTCFMLHQIEEPCSLGAHAGVIVPPSWIIKVRKPQNSLKNSARRKKRTSFKRRTSKKGPDESKWRPFVLKPLPSPLMKPILVFVNPKSGGNQGAKLLQMFMWILNPRQVFDLSQGGLREALDLYRKVPNLRILACGGDGTVGWILSTLDELQMNPQPPVAVLPLGTGNDLARTLNWGGGYTDEPVSKVLGHVEDGSVVQLDRWNLQVEKSGAERQPEDGTQKLPLDVFNNYFSLGFDAHVTLEFHESREANPEKFNSRFRNKMFYAGAAFSDFLQRSSRDLSKHVRVVCDGTDLTPKIQDLKFQCIVFLNIPRYCAGTVPWGNTGDHRDFEPQRHDDGCIEVIGFTVASLAALQVGGHGERLHQCREVVLTTFKTVPVQVDGEPCRLAPSTLRISLRNQANMVQKSKRRTSVPLLNDPHAVPERLRLRVNRVGLREYDRLQYDKERLRDIGVPVGIVVVRGDCDLETCRLYIDRLQEDLHQAPSLGHRVHYQDESRGMPRTTSAGRLSASWSFLDSTSADRFYRIDKAQEHLHFVTEICQDEVFILDHEGPAGGQASSAGMPDLVVEPNAGAPLTPEEQALLMAASSGDLSMLSECVHHGVSLLVRDAAGCSALHKACQKGHAELVVFILQQGSKVLLDLPDREKGDTALHKAALEKQHAVCRLLVEAGASLQKTNFQGKTPVEQAEGDSELTSYLSSQKTPSAPHEDLETAV encoded by the exons GAAAGCCATCTCTCGCTCGGGCCTCCAGCACCTGGGCCCGCCGCAGCCCGCCCTGCCCCCCGCCTCCAACGGGCCCAGCAAGGAGCCTCGCACCCGCATGGACTGGACG GAGAACGCGGTCAACGGGGACCACCTGTGGATGGAGACCAGCTGCTCGGGCGAGCTGTGCTACCTGGGAGAGGACGCCTGCCTCGTCAAGGCCGCG AAGTCTGCGCCCAGGAGGAAGTGCGCCGCCTGCAAGATCGTCGTTCACGCGAGCTGCATGGAGCAGCTAGAAAAG ATCAACTTCAGGTGCAAGCCAACCTTCAGAGAGGGAGGCTCGCGGTGCCTCCGAGAT CACAACGCGCTGAGGCATCACTGGGTGCACCGGCGGAGGCAGGAGGGGAAGTGCAAACAGTGCGGAAAG agCTTTCAGCAGAAGCTTTTCCACAGTAAAGAAATCGTCGCCATCAGCTGTTCGTGGTGTAAACAGGCC TTCCACAACAAGGTGACGTGCTTCATGCTGCACCAGATCGAGGAGCCGTGCTCCCTCGGGGCTCACGCCGGCGTCATCGTGCCCCCGTCCTGGATCATCAAAGTCAGGAAACCGCAG AACTCGCTCAAGAACTCGGCCAGGAGGAAAAAGCGGACGTCTTTCAAGCGCAGGACGAGCAAAAAGGGGCCGGAC GAGTCCAAATGGCGGCCGTTCGTGCTGAAGCCCCTCCCCTCGCCGCTCATGAAGCCCATCCTGGTCTTCGTCAACCCGAAGAGCGGCGGCAACCAG GGCGCCAAGCTGCTCCAGATGTTCATGTGGATCCTGAACCCGCGGCAAGTCTTTGACCTGTCGCAAGGCGGCCTTCGGGAGGC GTTGGATTTGTATCGGAAAGTGCCAAACTTGAGGATCCTGGCCTGCGGTGGAGACGGGACG gtGGGATGGATCCTGTCCACGCTGGACGAGCTGCAGATGAACCCCCAGCCACCGGTGGCCGTCCTTCCTCTGGGAACAGGAAATGACCTCGCCAGGACGCTCAACTGGGGCGGG GGCTACACGGACGAACCCGTGTCCAAGGTCCTGGGTCACGTGGAGGACGGCTCGGTGGTGCAGCTGGACCGGTGGAACCTGCAGGTGGAGAAGAGCGGCGCCGAGCGGCAGCCGGAGGACGGCACGCAGAAG CTGCCTCTTGACGTGTTCAACAACTACTTCAGCCTGGGCTTCGACGCTCACGTCACCCTGGAGTTCCACGAGTCTCGAG AGGCCAACCCCGAAAAGTTCAACAGTCGCTTCCGCAACAAGATGTTCTATGCAGGC GCCGCCTTCTCGGATTTCCTCCAGAGAAGCTCGCGGGACTTGTCCAAGCACGTCCGAGTGGTG TGCGACGGCACCGACCTGACTCCGAAGATCCAGGATCTGAAATTCCAGTGCATTGTGTTTCTAAACATTCCCAG GTACTGCGCGGGCACCGTGCCCTGGGGCAACACCGGCGACCACCGCGACTTTGAGCCGCAGCGCCACGACGACGGCTGCATCGAGGTCATCGGCTTCACCGTGGCCTCGCTG GCGGCGCTACAGGTGGGCGGTCACGGCGAGAGGCTGCACCAGTGCAGAGAGGTGGTCCTCACCACGTTCAAGACTGTGCCTGTTCAG GTGGACGGCGAGCCGTGCCGGTTGGCTCCGTCCACACTGCGCATCTCGCTGCGCAACCAGGCCAACATGGTCCAGAAGAGCAAGAGACGCACCTCGGTGCCGCTACTCAACGA CCCCCACGCCGTCCCCGAGCGTCTGCGGCTGCGAGTCAACCGCGTCGGCCTGCGCGAGTACGACCGGCTGCAGTACGACAAAGAGCGGCTACGGGACATCG gCGTCCCGGTGGGGATTGTGGTGGTGAGGGGCGACTGCGACCTGGAGACGTGCCGACTCTACATTGACAGACTGCAAGAG GACTTGCACCAGGCGCCCTCTCTTGGCCACAGAGTGCACTACCAG gATGAAAGCCGGGGAATGCCCAGGACCACCTCAGCCGGCCGACTCTCTGCCAGCTGGAGCTTTTTGGATT CCACTTCAGCTGACCGCTTCTATCGCATCGACAAGGCACAG GAGCACCTGCACTTTGTTACGGAAATTTGCCAGGACGAGGTGTTCATCCTGGACCACGAGGGCCCCGCGGGGGGCCAGGCGTCGTCGGCCGGCATGCCCGATCTGGTGGTGGAGCCCAACGCTGG TGCGCCTTTGACTCCTGAAGAACAag CACTGTTGATGGCCGCCAGCTCGGGGGATCTCTCCATG CTGTCGGAGTGCGTTCATCACGGCGTCAGCCTGCTGGTGCGAGACGCTGCGGGTTGCTCGGCCTTGCATAAAGCTTGTCAGAAAGGACACGCCGAGCTGGTCGTCTTCATCCTGCAGCAGG GATCCAAAGTGCTCCTCGACTTGCCGGACAGAGAAAA agggGACACTGCCTTGCATAAAGCCGCCTTGGAGAAGCAGCACGCCGTGTGTCGGCTCCTGGTGGAGGCGGGCGCgtcacttcagaaaactaacTTTCag GGGAAGACGCCCGTGGAGCAGGCGGAGGGCGACTCGGAGCTGACCTCCTACCTGAGCAGCCAAAAAACACCTTCTGCCCCCCATGAGGACTTGGAGACGGCAgtctga
- the LOC133472292 gene encoding apoptosis facilitator Bcl-2-like protein 14 isoform X1 produces the protein MAESGSDTDSGTSEWKLDLFAGLKSLRCSQSNMANGRVEIYDPFANHNDLSGVTPEADNLQHMLEFRLLMAYTKRRRRREKKSQLPVEEGGTGSAQIVLAESHKEKTKKKKKWKRLPSIFRCIKPEMDNSHKEPEGQNDVVNPSGDFGSVFPVGLNESQEMDELASRLTELADDIPFALPEVEADSLDDVDDNVEKLIGLLLRECGDRFDEEVTKDLKEALGSTQLFWNYGFFERLMQTLLMRMGLFNADPDAPVPQTSPKTQIAVACEVTSRLSTADTLPANRLLGYGATYLQNHFSSWAKQQGGYEAAFNDDDDDVQ, from the exons ATGGCTGAAAGCGGAAGTGACACCGACAGCGGGACAAGCGAGTGGAAGTTGGACTTGTTTGCCGGTTTAAAAAGTCTTCGCTGTTCT CAAAGCAACATGGCGAACGGACGCGTCGAAATCTACGACCCCTTCGCTAACCACAATGACCTCAGCGGGGTGACCCCAGAAGCAGACAACCTCCAACACATGCTGGAGTTCCGCCTCCTGATGGCGTACACCAAGAGGAGACGGCGGCGGGAGAAGAAGAGCCAGTTGCCCGTCGAGGAGGGCGGAACGGGCTCGGCGCAGATCGTACTGGCCGAGAGCCACAAAGAAAaaaccaagaagaagaaaaagtggaAACGTCTACCGAGCATTTTCAGATGCATCAAACCCGAGATGGACAATAGTCACAAAGAGCCCGAGGGACAAAATGATGTCGTCAACCCCTCGGGAGATTTTGGAAGCG TTTTTCCAGTGGGCCTGAACGAGTCGCAGGAGATGGACGAGTTGGCGAGCAGGCTGACCGAGCTCGCCGACGACATCCCCTTCGCACTGCCGGAGGTGGAGGCCGATTCTCTCGACGATG TGGACGACAACGTGGAGAAACTGATTGGTCTGCTGCTGAGGGAGTGCGGAGACCGTTTTGATGAGGAGGTGACAAAA GACTTGAAGGAAGCCTTAGGGTCCACGCAGCTTTTCTGGAACTACGGCTTCTTCGAGAGGTTGATGCAGACGCTGCTGATGAGGATGGGTCTCTTCAACGCCGACCCCGACGCGCCGGTCCCGCAAACGTCGCCCAAGACTCAAATCGCCGTGGCCTGCGAG GTGACGAGCCGCCTGTCCACCGCCGACACGCTGCCCGCGAACCGCCTGCTGGGCTACGGTGCCACCTACCTGCAGAATCACTTCTCCTCCTGGGCCAAGCAGCAGGGCGGTTAC GAGGCGGCGTTtaatgacgacgacgacgacgttcAGTGA
- the LOC133472292 gene encoding apoptosis facilitator Bcl-2-like protein 14 isoform X2, translating to MRAQLHLAPQGGDKTNNKLKQSNMANGRVEIYDPFANHNDLSGVTPEADNLQHMLEFRLLMAYTKRRRRREKKSQLPVEEGGTGSAQIVLAESHKEKTKKKKKWKRLPSIFRCIKPEMDNSHKEPEGQNDVVNPSGDFGSVFPVGLNESQEMDELASRLTELADDIPFALPEVEADSLDDVDDNVEKLIGLLLRECGDRFDEEVTKDLKEALGSTQLFWNYGFFERLMQTLLMRMGLFNADPDAPVPQTSPKTQIAVACEVTSRLSTADTLPANRLLGYGATYLQNHFSSWAKQQGGYEAAFNDDDDDVQ from the exons ATGCGTGCTCAACTCCATTTAGCGCCACAAGGGGGAGACAAAACTAATAATAAGCTCAAG CAAAGCAACATGGCGAACGGACGCGTCGAAATCTACGACCCCTTCGCTAACCACAATGACCTCAGCGGGGTGACCCCAGAAGCAGACAACCTCCAACACATGCTGGAGTTCCGCCTCCTGATGGCGTACACCAAGAGGAGACGGCGGCGGGAGAAGAAGAGCCAGTTGCCCGTCGAGGAGGGCGGAACGGGCTCGGCGCAGATCGTACTGGCCGAGAGCCACAAAGAAAaaaccaagaagaagaaaaagtggaAACGTCTACCGAGCATTTTCAGATGCATCAAACCCGAGATGGACAATAGTCACAAAGAGCCCGAGGGACAAAATGATGTCGTCAACCCCTCGGGAGATTTTGGAAGCG TTTTTCCAGTGGGCCTGAACGAGTCGCAGGAGATGGACGAGTTGGCGAGCAGGCTGACCGAGCTCGCCGACGACATCCCCTTCGCACTGCCGGAGGTGGAGGCCGATTCTCTCGACGATG TGGACGACAACGTGGAGAAACTGATTGGTCTGCTGCTGAGGGAGTGCGGAGACCGTTTTGATGAGGAGGTGACAAAA GACTTGAAGGAAGCCTTAGGGTCCACGCAGCTTTTCTGGAACTACGGCTTCTTCGAGAGGTTGATGCAGACGCTGCTGATGAGGATGGGTCTCTTCAACGCCGACCCCGACGCGCCGGTCCCGCAAACGTCGCCCAAGACTCAAATCGCCGTGGCCTGCGAG GTGACGAGCCGCCTGTCCACCGCCGACACGCTGCCCGCGAACCGCCTGCTGGGCTACGGTGCCACCTACCTGCAGAATCACTTCTCCTCCTGGGCCAAGCAGCAGGGCGGTTAC GAGGCGGCGTTtaatgacgacgacgacgacgttcAGTGA